From Longimicrobium sp., one genomic window encodes:
- a CDS encoding tetratricopeptide repeat protein yields MDTRHPALPRAQLLINQRRFRLAEEELRRGLADEPENAMMHAQLALCMVEEPARAAQALAAAKAAVAYAPNDATMWHALARVAERCGKVNEAELAAATALSLAPRTTLLLLNGAALLLERGWYRAALRLAERALEIAPNDANALMTAGALRSRMGLHNRARADFDRALALEPDDKAVQANAGWAALRRGDAEAAVRHFRTSLRLDPEEPRSQRGLREAMRARNPAYGFYLRLSLGLQRLPAFFKWVAVAFSFMILFAVSLDVLPPLPLLALQVTVLTLTVLIWTAPPLADLLLLRSAEGRQALDPMRKASAVGTAALLAVAAALGVAHQLRPSGAVALAAILAVQFTIPLSTAPRTRPGRQRMVFGAIVGLLAVFAIISLFRFAQRQDDAVLWLMASAAGLLYADVLAEYLPGRR; encoded by the coding sequence ATGGATACCAGGCACCCCGCCCTCCCCCGCGCACAGCTGCTGATCAACCAACGCCGCTTTCGGCTGGCGGAGGAGGAGCTGCGCCGCGGACTGGCCGACGAGCCGGAAAACGCGATGATGCATGCGCAGCTGGCCCTGTGCATGGTCGAGGAGCCGGCACGCGCCGCCCAGGCCCTGGCGGCGGCGAAGGCCGCCGTTGCGTACGCGCCCAACGACGCCACGATGTGGCACGCGCTGGCGCGGGTAGCGGAGCGCTGCGGAAAGGTGAACGAGGCGGAGCTCGCGGCGGCCACCGCGCTGTCGCTGGCCCCACGCACGACGCTGCTCCTGCTGAACGGCGCGGCGCTGCTGCTGGAAAGGGGCTGGTACCGCGCGGCGCTCCGCCTGGCCGAACGCGCGCTGGAGATCGCGCCCAACGACGCGAACGCGCTGATGACGGCCGGCGCGCTGCGGTCGCGCATGGGGCTGCACAACCGGGCCCGCGCCGACTTCGACCGCGCGCTGGCGCTGGAGCCGGACGACAAGGCGGTGCAGGCCAACGCCGGGTGGGCGGCGCTGCGCCGGGGCGATGCCGAGGCGGCGGTGCGGCACTTCCGCACCTCCCTGCGGCTGGACCCGGAGGAACCCAGGTCGCAGCGCGGGCTGCGGGAGGCGATGCGGGCGCGGAACCCCGCGTATGGCTTCTACCTTCGCCTGTCGCTGGGCCTGCAGCGGCTCCCCGCCTTTTTCAAGTGGGTCGCCGTGGCCTTCTCGTTCATGATCCTGTTCGCCGTGTCGCTCGACGTTCTCCCTCCCCTGCCGCTGCTGGCGCTGCAGGTGACGGTCCTCACCCTGACCGTCCTCATCTGGACGGCCCCGCCGCTGGCGGACCTGCTCCTGCTGCGGAGCGCGGAGGGGCGCCAGGCGCTCGATCCCATGCGGAAGGCCTCGGCCGTGGGGACGGCGGCACTCCTGGCCGTCGCGGCCGCCCTGGGAGTCGCGCACCAGCTGCGCCCGTCGGGCGCCGTCGCGCTGGCCGCCATCCTCGCCGTGCAGTTCACCATTCCCCTGTCGACCGCGCCACGAACGCGTCCCGGGCGGCAGCGCATGGTGTTCGGCGCCATCGTGGGCCTGCTCGCCGTCTTCGCCATCATCTCCCTCTTCCGGTTCGCCCAGCGCCAGGACGACGCGGTGCTGTGGCTGATGGCCTCCGCCGCCGGACTGCTGTACGCCGACGTCCTGGCCGAGTACCTGCCGGGGCGCCGGTGA
- a CDS encoding tetratricopeptide repeat protein — protein sequence MSHPGLARAQLLMDRRRFRLAEEELRRALGDEPENGVMHGYLALCLAEEPARAVEAMDTAIRATLHEPTTPFTWYALSLVAARRGTWEHARKAGSTALSLAPEMPELLVHMAELMARRDWLPQGLEFAERALAVAPDDPRVLMTAGTLRSRLGRHAEAKADFARALERAPENNAVQANAGWSALRRRDPDAAIGHFRTSLRLDPDERGPRVGLLEAMRARNALYRVFLPVALRFYWLQPNMKWVAVAVSVALLAYAALVEPVWLRLMLQSIIAAVAVFTWAARPLADLVLLRDPAGRTLLDRSARAVAILVGVLLLAGSILGIAWTMGAPPGIGMAAILAVLFTIPVMGIEQPAPGWPRAAYAAYVVLMTVPGVIAVLHHARKADAAGTWVGITVGGLAFSHLLTEFLPRRG from the coding sequence GTGAGCCACCCCGGCCTTGCCCGCGCACAGCTGCTGATGGACCGCCGCCGCTTTCGGCTGGCGGAAGAGGAGCTGCGCCGCGCGCTGGGCGACGAGCCGGAGAACGGGGTGATGCACGGATACCTGGCCCTGTGCCTGGCGGAGGAGCCGGCCCGTGCGGTGGAGGCCATGGACACGGCCATCCGGGCCACCCTGCACGAGCCCACCACGCCCTTCACCTGGTACGCACTCTCGCTGGTCGCCGCCCGCCGCGGGACGTGGGAGCACGCCAGGAAAGCGGGCAGCACCGCACTGTCGCTGGCGCCCGAGATGCCCGAGCTGCTGGTGCACATGGCGGAGCTGATGGCGCGCCGCGACTGGCTGCCGCAGGGGCTGGAGTTCGCGGAGCGCGCCCTGGCCGTGGCGCCCGACGACCCCCGCGTGCTGATGACGGCCGGCACTCTGCGCTCGCGCCTGGGACGCCACGCTGAAGCGAAGGCGGACTTCGCACGCGCGCTGGAGCGGGCGCCGGAGAACAACGCCGTGCAGGCGAACGCGGGGTGGTCCGCCCTGCGCCGCCGCGACCCGGACGCGGCCATCGGCCACTTTCGCACGTCGCTGCGGCTGGACCCGGACGAGCGCGGGCCGCGCGTGGGGCTGCTGGAGGCGATGCGGGCGCGGAACGCGCTGTATCGCGTGTTCCTGCCCGTCGCGCTGCGGTTCTACTGGCTTCAGCCGAACATGAAGTGGGTGGCCGTCGCGGTGTCCGTCGCACTGCTGGCGTACGCGGCGCTCGTGGAGCCCGTCTGGCTGCGGCTGATGCTCCAGTCCATCATCGCCGCGGTGGCGGTGTTCACGTGGGCCGCTCGTCCCCTGGCCGACCTGGTGCTTCTGCGCGACCCGGCCGGGCGCACGCTGCTGGACCGCTCGGCGCGGGCGGTGGCCATCCTGGTCGGCGTGCTGCTGCTGGCAGGTTCGATTCTCGGCATCGCCTGGACGATGGGCGCGCCGCCCGGCATCGGGATGGCGGCCATCCTCGCGGTGCTCTTCACCATTCCGGTGATGGGGATCGAGCAGCCTGCCCCTGGCTGGCCACGCGCCGCGTACGCGGCGTACGTCGTGCTGATGACCGTCCCCGGTGTGATCGCCGTGCTTCACCACGCGCGCAAGGCGGACGCCGCGGGCACCTGGGTGGGGATCACCGTCGGCGGCCTCGCCTTCTCCCACCTCCTGACCGAGTTCCTGCCCCGCCGCGGCTGA